A genomic region of Magnolia sinica isolate HGM2019 chromosome 6, MsV1, whole genome shotgun sequence contains the following coding sequences:
- the LOC131248962 gene encoding pathogenesis-related protein PR-4B-like, producing the protein MDSPKLCAALALLLCIVAAAQAQSASNVRATYHLYNPSQIGWDYLRASVYCATWDANKPLEWRRRYGWTAFCGPVGPRGQASCGRCLRVTNTRTGAQVTARIVDQCSNGGLDLDKGVFDQIDTDRNGYNQGHMIVNYQFVNC; encoded by the exons atggATTCTCCTAAGCTTTGCGCGGCACTGGCACTCTTACTGTGCATCGTAGCAGCGGCCCAGGCACAGAGCGCGTCTAACGTGCGCGCCACGTACCATCTTTACAATCCGTCGCAGATCGGGTGGGACTATCTCAGGGCCAGCGTATACTGCGCCACATGGGACGCGAACAAGCCCCTCGAGTGGCGCCGCAGGTATGGGTGGACAGCCTTCTGcggccctgtggggcccaggggtcAGGCCTCCTGCGGACGGTGCTTGCGG GTAACGAACACAAGGACGGGCGCACAGGTGACGGCGAGGATCGTGGACCAATGTAGCAATGGAGGGCTGGATTTAGATAAGGGCGTCTTCGACCAGATCGACACCGATAGGAATGGTTATAATCAAGGCCACATGATCGTCAACTATCAGTTCGTTAACTGTTAA